In Paenibacillus sp. J23TS9, a single genomic region encodes these proteins:
- the flhA gene encoding flagellar biosynthesis protein FlhA: MKIKELTVLLGVIGIVLMMILPIPTWLLDILLVINISLALLILLVAMNTKEALQFSIFPSLLLITTLFRLALNLSTTKLILYNHNAGEVVATFGSWIARGQIAIGFIVFLILVVVQFLVITKGSERVAEVAARFTLDAMPGKQMSIDADLNAGLINEQQARERRRKVEREADYYGAMDGATKFVKGDAIASIIILIINLIGGFIIGMTMHGMAFQDALSTYSVLTIGDGLVSQIPALLISTASGLIVTRSSSEGNLASDLTEQLMSYPKLLYIVGGTIALLGFFTPIHIISTLPLALILLYAAYNMQKNMDRKQIEVEQQEEEQQIEEVRSPESVINLLQVDPIEFEFGYGLIPLADVQQGGDLLDRIIMIRRQCALELGLVVPVIRIRDNIQLKPNEYVIKIKGNNVGGGELLLNHYLAMSPGYEDESISGIETLEPAFGLPALWIDETTKERAELSGYTVVDPPSVVATHLTELIKKHAHELIGRQETKTLVDNLRENYPVLVDELIPGVLSIGDVQKVLAKLLREKISIRDLVTIFETLADYGHYTKDPDVLTEYVRQALSRQITQQFSQEGETLKVITVGPTLEKKIAESVQQSDQGSYLAMDPMSTQTVYQKLSEQVNRLLQSGQQPILLTSPTIRMYLRQVIERTMQDIPVLSYSELEPNVEIQSVGVVNL; this comes from the coding sequence TTGAAAATAAAAGAGCTTACGGTTTTACTAGGTGTCATCGGCATCGTTCTCATGATGATTCTTCCGATCCCGACATGGCTTTTGGACATACTGCTTGTCATTAACATCTCGCTGGCCCTACTCATTTTGCTCGTGGCCATGAATACCAAGGAAGCGCTGCAATTTTCCATTTTCCCATCTTTGCTATTAATTACTACCCTGTTTCGCCTGGCGCTAAACTTATCGACAACCAAGCTGATCTTGTACAATCATAATGCCGGTGAAGTGGTCGCTACCTTCGGGAGCTGGATTGCCCGGGGACAGATTGCCATCGGATTTATCGTCTTCTTGATTCTGGTGGTCGTACAGTTTCTCGTCATCACGAAAGGCTCGGAGCGGGTTGCGGAAGTGGCTGCACGCTTTACGCTGGACGCGATGCCGGGCAAACAGATGAGCATTGATGCCGACTTGAACGCGGGCCTAATCAATGAACAGCAGGCGCGGGAGCGCCGCAGAAAGGTCGAACGCGAGGCCGATTACTACGGGGCCATGGACGGTGCGACCAAATTCGTTAAAGGGGATGCGATAGCGAGTATCATCATCCTCATCATCAACCTGATTGGCGGTTTCATTATCGGAATGACGATGCACGGCATGGCGTTCCAGGACGCATTGTCTACGTACTCCGTCCTGACGATCGGTGACGGTCTGGTCTCCCAAATTCCGGCTCTGTTGATCTCGACAGCTTCAGGTCTGATCGTTACCCGCTCTTCCTCGGAAGGGAATTTGGCCAGCGATCTGACGGAGCAGCTGATGTCTTATCCAAAGCTGCTGTATATCGTAGGGGGAACCATTGCCCTGCTCGGATTTTTCACTCCGATCCATATCATCTCAACCCTGCCGCTCGCTTTGATTCTGCTCTATGCGGCGTACAATATGCAGAAGAATATGGACCGCAAACAGATTGAGGTGGAGCAGCAGGAGGAGGAGCAGCAGATCGAAGAGGTCAGAAGTCCCGAAAGTGTTATTAATTTGCTGCAGGTGGATCCGATCGAATTCGAATTCGGGTATGGCCTTATCCCGCTAGCGGATGTTCAGCAGGGTGGGGACCTTCTTGACCGGATCATTATGATCCGCAGACAGTGTGCTTTAGAGCTTGGTCTTGTCGTCCCCGTCATCCGAATTCGCGACAATATTCAACTAAAACCGAATGAATATGTCATAAAAATTAAAGGTAATAATGTCGGCGGCGGTGAATTATTACTTAATCACTACTTGGCGATGAGTCCTGGGTATGAAGACGAAAGTATATCCGGGATTGAAACGCTGGAGCCGGCCTTTGGTCTCCCTGCTTTATGGATCGACGAAACAACCAAAGAACGAGCCGAGCTTTCGGGTTATACAGTTGTAGATCCGCCATCCGTGGTGGCAACGCATTTGACGGAGCTTATCAAGAAGCATGCTCACGAGCTTATTGGACGTCAGGAAACGAAAACACTGGTCGACAATTTACGCGAAAATTATCCGGTTCTTGTCGACGAGCTCATTCCGGGTGTGCTTTCAATCGGGGATGTGCAGAAGGTGTTAGCTAAGCTGCTCCGCGAGAAAATTTCCATCCGTGACCTAGTCACAATCTTTGAGACTTTGGCAGACTACGGCCATTATACCAAAGATCCGGATGTACTCACGGAATACGTAAGGCAAGCGCTCTCCAGACAGATAACCCAGCAATTCTCCCAAGAAGGGGAGACGCTGAAAGTGATTACGGTTGGACCAACACTGGAGAAAAAAATCGCCGAAAGTGTACAGCAATCGGATCAAGGGAGCTATTTGGCTATGGATCCGATGTCTACTCAGACGGTCTATCAAAAGCTCAGCGAGCAGGTTAACCGTTTGTTGCAGTCCGGACAGCAGCCAATTCTGCTGACTTCGCCTACGATACGCATGTACTTGCGCCAAGTGATCGAACGGACGATGCAGGACATTCCGGTGCTTTCATACAGCGAGCTCGAGCCGAATGTTGAAATTCAAAGTGTCGGAGTGGTGAATTTATGA
- a CDS encoding response regulator — MANRILIVDDAAFMRMMIRDILSKNGFEVVGEAQDGSQAIEKFKELRPDLITMDITMPEMDGIAALKEIKKLDPSAKVIMCSAMGQQAMVIDAIQAGAKDFIVKPFQTDRVIEAINKTLGI, encoded by the coding sequence ATGGCTAACCGTATACTTATCGTGGATGATGCAGCTTTTATGAGAATGATGATCCGTGATATTTTATCTAAGAATGGTTTTGAAGTCGTAGGAGAGGCTCAGGATGGTTCACAGGCAATCGAGAAATTCAAAGAGCTTCGCCCGGATCTGATCACGATGGATATCACTATGCCTGAAATGGACGGGATTGCCGCTCTGAAAGAGATTAAGAAGCTTGATCCAAGCGCAAAGGTCATTATGTGTTCTGCGATGGGACAACAGGCAATGGTTATCGATGCGATCCAGGCAGGCGCTAAGGACTTTATCGTAAAGCCGTTCCAAACGGACCGCGTTATCGAAGCAATTAACAAAACTCTGGGCATTTAG
- the fliR gene encoding flagellar biosynthetic protein FliR → MNMLLESLPVFMLIFCRITSFFVVAPVLSSKGVPNIFKIGMCFFLSVLVFLTNGVHQQLPADLTYILLIIREVLIGLLLGFVAYLLFMVIQTAGAFMDIQIGFGIANVIDPMTGASSPVLGNFKYMFAVLLFLTMNGHHYLLDGIIRSYDWVPLSNDFFIKLYNGSISEFLVKTFGQSFVLAFQMSAPIVTALFLTDLGLGFLARTAPQFNVFVIGMPLKVIVGLVVLMLLVPTFSYIFGDLFNIMFESMQKLLGIMGHRPT, encoded by the coding sequence ATGAACATGTTGCTGGAAAGCCTGCCGGTCTTTATGCTTATTTTTTGTCGAATTACCTCTTTTTTTGTTGTAGCACCAGTGCTTTCCTCTAAAGGAGTACCGAATATCTTTAAGATCGGCATGTGCTTTTTTCTTTCGGTGCTTGTGTTTCTGACCAATGGAGTGCATCAGCAGCTTCCGGCTGACCTGACATACATTCTCTTGATTATCCGGGAAGTTCTCATCGGACTGTTGTTGGGCTTTGTAGCTTATCTGCTGTTCATGGTCATTCAAACGGCTGGAGCTTTTATGGATATTCAAATTGGTTTTGGCATAGCCAATGTCATTGATCCGATGACCGGAGCATCTTCGCCGGTGCTGGGTAACTTCAAGTATATGTTTGCCGTACTGCTTTTTCTAACGATGAACGGACATCATTACTTGCTGGATGGCATTATACGGAGCTATGACTGGGTGCCTTTATCCAATGATTTTTTCATTAAACTTTATAATGGAAGCATTTCGGAGTTTCTAGTGAAAACATTCGGCCAATCTTTTGTACTGGCCTTTCAAATGTCGGCACCGATTGTCACCGCGTTATTTCTTACGGATTTAGGTCTCGGGTTTCTTGCCCGTACAGCTCCGCAGTTTAACGTATTTGTGATCGGAATGCCGCTTAAAGTGATCGTAGGCTTGGTTGTACTGATGCTGCTCGTACCCACGTTTTCTTATATATTCGGAGATTTATTCAACATTATGTTTGAATCCATGCAGAAGCTGCTTGGGATTATGGGGCACAGGCCGACATAG
- the flgG gene encoding flagellar basal body rod protein FlgG: MLRSMYSGVSGMRGFQTKLDVIGNNIANVNTTGFKSGRVMFKDVMSQTVSGVTAPNGTEQGGVNSKQIGLGVSVGSIDTVHLGGSALTTNNPTDVRIDGDGFFLVKLNDAQETPFLTRAGDFHVDAAKNLLTSDGLYVCDSGGEPITLGEDTTSFSISQDGSIVQKLADGSTDNAVKLGVGKVINPEGLEKIGGSLYRMTINANPDGALDATTANNAVDGTGAIVSGQLEMSNVDLTGEFTEMIVAQRGFQANSRIITTSDEVLQEIVNLKR, encoded by the coding sequence ATGTTAAGATCCATGTATTCAGGCGTTTCGGGTATGCGCGGTTTTCAGACCAAGCTTGACGTTATTGGCAATAACATCGCAAACGTGAATACAACCGGTTTTAAATCCGGCCGTGTAATGTTCAAGGACGTGATGAGTCAGACGGTTTCAGGGGTTACTGCACCCAATGGTACCGAACAAGGCGGCGTGAATTCCAAGCAAATTGGTCTTGGTGTTTCGGTTGGATCCATCGATACGGTACATCTTGGAGGAAGTGCGTTGACAACCAATAATCCGACGGATGTTCGGATTGATGGAGACGGCTTCTTTCTAGTAAAACTAAACGATGCCCAGGAAACACCATTCTTGACGCGTGCCGGTGATTTTCATGTCGATGCAGCTAAAAATCTATTAACTTCAGATGGCTTGTATGTATGTGATTCCGGCGGAGAACCGATCACGCTTGGGGAAGATACAACATCATTCTCCATTTCACAGGACGGATCCATTGTACAGAAGCTGGCCGATGGTTCGACTGATAATGCAGTGAAGTTGGGTGTAGGTAAAGTGATCAACCCGGAAGGCCTCGAGAAAATCGGCGGTAGTCTGTACCGTATGACCATCAACGCCAATCCAGATGGGGCGCTTGATGCTACGACAGCGAACAATGCCGTAGATGGAACAGGCGCTATCGTTTCCGGTCAGCTCGAAATGTCCAATGTTGATTTGACGGGCGAATTTACGGAAATGATCGTTGCTCAGCGCGGGTTCCAGGCTAACTCGCGTATTATCACCACTTCTGATGAAGTACTTCAGGAGATTGTAAATCTGAAGCGTTAA
- a CDS encoding TIGR02530 family flagellar biosynthesis protein, whose amino-acid sequence MSERLTIGQLYPSKIHPAAQNAAQRSSQQESSQTSFNQIFKDELLKFSNHAAKRLEQRGIELKGEQLARIQSAVDKAAAKGSKESLILMKDMALIVNVANRTVVTAMDGNSMKDNVFTQIDSAVVIS is encoded by the coding sequence ATGAGCGAACGTTTGACCATCGGGCAGCTGTATCCCTCTAAGATCCACCCGGCAGCTCAGAATGCAGCCCAGCGGAGTTCGCAGCAGGAATCATCACAAACCTCTTTTAACCAGATTTTTAAGGACGAGCTGCTAAAGTTCAGCAATCATGCAGCCAAGAGGCTCGAACAAAGAGGAATAGAACTAAAGGGCGAACAGTTAGCCCGGATCCAGAGTGCGGTTGACAAGGCTGCCGCCAAAGGAAGTAAAGAGTCGCTGATATTAATGAAGGATATGGCGCTTATCGTAAATGTGGCAAACCGTACGGTTGTGACGGCAATGGATGGAAATTCCATGAAGGATAATGTATTTACTCAAATTGATAGTGCGGTTGTCATTTCTTGA
- the flhB gene encoding flagellar biosynthesis protein FlhB — translation MSYRYPLDLQLFAGEKTEKATPKKRQDTRKKGQVAKSQELSGSVVLLASFLSLLMFGGFIKEHLVDMFKDVFVNRLNTTVSIGNVMNMAMQYVIQILILLAPLFATTVVIALVANVAQVGFMLSGETIKPKFSKLNPIKGFKNIFSVRSLVEFLKSIFKITIIGLLVYQTLSGALPQIGKLSEMNIEKTFHFIASLTMNLGLKIGAALFVMAILDYLYQRFEFEKSIKMSKQDIKDEYKKMEGDPLIKGKIRERQRRMAMQRMMQEVPKADVVITNPTHFAVALKYDGSQMEAPQIVAKGQDFVALRIKEIAKENGVITMENRPLARALYQRGEIGDAIPADLFQAVAEVLAYVYKLKGKVK, via the coding sequence GTGTCCTACAGGTATCCACTGGATTTACAGTTGTTTGCCGGTGAGAAAACAGAAAAAGCGACGCCCAAGAAGCGGCAGGATACCCGTAAAAAAGGACAAGTCGCCAAAAGTCAGGAACTTTCAGGTTCCGTCGTGCTGCTTGCCTCCTTTTTAAGCTTGTTGATGTTTGGCGGGTTTATAAAAGAACATTTGGTCGACATGTTTAAAGATGTGTTTGTTAATCGTCTGAACACAACCGTTTCCATTGGAAACGTGATGAACATGGCGATGCAGTATGTCATTCAGATTTTAATTCTGCTTGCACCACTATTTGCTACCACTGTCGTTATTGCTCTGGTCGCCAATGTGGCGCAGGTGGGCTTCATGCTGTCAGGGGAAACCATCAAGCCCAAGTTCAGCAAGCTGAACCCGATCAAAGGGTTTAAAAACATATTTTCGGTCAGATCCTTAGTAGAATTTTTGAAATCGATTTTCAAAATTACGATTATCGGACTGCTGGTTTACCAGACCTTATCAGGTGCTCTGCCACAGATCGGCAAGCTCTCAGAGATGAATATTGAGAAAACCTTTCATTTCATAGCAAGCTTGACGATGAATCTGGGGCTCAAAATTGGAGCAGCGCTGTTCGTCATGGCAATTCTGGATTATTTATATCAACGCTTTGAATTCGAAAAGAGTATAAAGATGTCCAAGCAGGACATCAAGGATGAGTACAAAAAAATGGAGGGTGATCCGCTGATTAAAGGAAAGATCAGGGAACGCCAGCGCAGAATGGCCATGCAGCGCATGATGCAGGAGGTACCTAAAGCGGATGTGGTTATTACGAACCCGACTCACTTCGCTGTGGCTCTGAAATATGACGGGTCACAAATGGAAGCTCCGCAGATTGTGGCTAAGGGTCAGGACTTTGTAGCTCTGCGCATCAAAGAAATCGCCAAAGAAAACGGCGTAATTACAATGGAAAACAGACCTCTCGCCCGTGCCTTGTATCAGAGAGGGGAGATCGGGGATGCGATTCCCGCCGATCTGTTCCAGGCTGTGGCTGAAGTATTGGCATATGTATACAAGTTAAAAGGCAAGGTTAAATAA
- a CDS encoding flagellar biosynthetic protein FliO, whose product MIIADGETINSPGNYSLYLVYVIVVLAVIVALIILLIRFLGKKNKTWFTSRAVRTLGAVGLGPNKSLQVIEIGSSLYLVGVGEDIRLVDKITDQDEVRIIMEAFEQEANAQTGAFSPLLEKLASKLRKQGPVSEDIELEDTSSFHEVFDEKLRKMSNRKEKMEELLREDNTTDRLRDP is encoded by the coding sequence ATGATAATTGCCGACGGGGAAACGATTAATAGCCCGGGAAATTATTCCTTGTATCTGGTTTATGTCATTGTAGTTCTAGCCGTCATTGTTGCTCTGATCATTCTTTTAATCCGTTTTCTGGGCAAAAAAAACAAGACATGGTTTACCAGTCGTGCTGTTCGGACCTTGGGTGCTGTTGGACTCGGTCCGAACAAATCCCTTCAAGTCATAGAAATCGGCAGCAGCCTGTATCTGGTCGGTGTAGGGGAAGATATTCGTCTTGTGGATAAGATTACGGATCAAGATGAAGTCAGAATTATTATGGAGGCTTTTGAGCAGGAAGCGAATGCCCAGACGGGTGCTTTCTCGCCTTTACTTGAGAAGCTGGCTTCCAAACTGCGTAAACAAGGTCCGGTATCGGAGGATATCGAACTGGAGGATACATCATCATTTCACGAGGTCTTTGATGAGAAGCTGCGTAAAATGTCGAACCGCAAGGAAAAGATGGAGGAGCTTCTTCGCGAAGATAATACTACAGATCGGTTGAGGGATCCATGA
- the fliP gene encoding flagellar type III secretion system pore protein FliP (The bacterial flagellar biogenesis protein FliP forms a type III secretion system (T3SS)-type pore required for flagellar assembly.), translated as MKKKVLLACIVLSVISLLAITAAFADPIPNIDIKVGDSGGKPSTSSLSILLLVTVISIAPALLVLMTSFTRIVVVLGFVRTSLGTQQMPPNQVLIGLALFLTLFVMTPTFSSINDVALQPYLKGEITQTQALDKAAEPMKKFMFSQTREKDLLLFMKYTKTEKPKTYKDIPLTVMVPAFAISELKTAFQMGFMIFIPFLIIDIVVASTLMAMGMMMLPPVMISLPFKILLFVLVDGWYLIVKSLLMSFNT; from the coding sequence ATGAAAAAGAAGGTTTTGCTAGCTTGCATCGTATTATCGGTTATTAGTTTGCTTGCAATAACAGCAGCTTTTGCTGATCCCATTCCCAATATTGATATCAAGGTGGGCGATTCAGGAGGTAAACCGAGCACCAGCTCATTATCGATTTTGCTCCTGGTTACTGTCATCAGCATCGCGCCGGCACTGCTGGTGCTGATGACAAGCTTCACCCGGATCGTGGTCGTTCTGGGATTCGTGAGAACATCGCTAGGAACACAGCAGATGCCACCCAATCAGGTGCTGATCGGTTTAGCCCTGTTTCTGACCCTTTTTGTGATGACACCAACGTTTTCATCGATTAATGATGTTGCCTTGCAGCCCTATCTGAAGGGTGAAATAACACAGACACAAGCTCTGGACAAAGCGGCAGAGCCGATGAAAAAGTTCATGTTTTCGCAAACGCGAGAAAAAGATCTGCTGTTATTTATGAAATACACGAAGACGGAAAAGCCAAAAACCTACAAAGATATTCCGCTGACTGTCATGGTGCCTGCTTTTGCGATCAGCGAGTTGAAGACGGCGTTTCAAATGGGCTTCATGATATTCATACCTTTTCTCATAATAGATATTGTCGTCGCCAGTACACTGATGGCCATGGGGATGATGATGCTTCCTCCGGTCATGATTTCGCTGCCTTTTAAAATTCTGCTGTTTGTGCTTGTCGATGGATGGTATCTGATCGTCAAATCACTGCTGATGAGTTTTAATACATGA
- a CDS encoding flagellar basal body-associated FliL family protein, with product MKKMLPWLITILLAITLIVVAVVLLTPQLLGKNNSNPNTAAQAIEVQKLSADELVEMTSEITDIKTNLADQDYIVLMNFAFQLNDKKSKEEFDKIKEFKIKPIIIKTLADTKPDELRGSGGKDQLSAKLINLINKTLTEGKLTQIEITNYILTSL from the coding sequence ATGAAAAAAATGCTGCCTTGGCTGATAACTATACTTCTGGCTATTACACTAATCGTAGTTGCAGTGGTTTTGCTTACGCCTCAGCTGCTCGGAAAAAACAACAGCAATCCGAACACTGCGGCCCAGGCGATCGAGGTTCAAAAATTATCGGCGGATGAACTTGTGGAAATGACGTCTGAAATTACGGATATCAAAACCAATCTTGCAGATCAGGATTATATCGTATTGATGAATTTTGCGTTCCAATTGAACGATAAGAAGTCCAAAGAAGAATTCGACAAGATCAAGGAGTTCAAAATCAAACCGATTATTATCAAAACGCTTGCCGATACCAAGCCGGATGAGCTCAGAGGCTCAGGCGGCAAGGACCAATTAAGCGCAAAATTGATCAATTTGATCAATAAAACTCTGACTGAAGGAAAACTGACTCAAATCGAAATAACAAATTATATTCTAACATCGCTCTAA
- the fliY gene encoding flagellar motor switch phosphatase FliY, which translates to MTSNDYLSQEEIDALLKQSEAGASTTSGSTVDDYLTPLEQDALGEIGNITFGSAATALSTLLGKKVEITTPKVSIITRQQFESEFPKPHVAVHVTYVDGFEGINSLVIKTRDAQVIADLMLGGEGNPEDQELNEIHISAVQEAMNQMMGSSATSMSTIFNRFVNISPPGIDILDMASGDGVNSLPEQQTLIKISFRLTIGTLIDSTIMQLLPIQFAKDMVNMLIHGTEPVEQSAQETAAAQAPEMPAAAAQPAPVQQQPTSPNQQPQAFPAGYGAPGQGIPADMPAYDPNQQMPPYGMPQHYGTPHNRNVNVQPVQFSNLQSGTFGSVDQNNLNLLMDIPLKVTVELGRTQKQIKDILEMSQGSIIELDKLAGEPVDILVNNKLIAKGEVVVIDENFGVRVTDILSQWDRIQKLQ; encoded by the coding sequence TTGACGAGTAATGATTATTTATCACAAGAAGAAATTGATGCTCTGCTAAAACAGTCCGAGGCGGGGGCCAGTACCACAAGCGGATCGACAGTTGACGACTATTTGACTCCCTTGGAGCAGGATGCTCTGGGCGAGATCGGAAATATCACATTCGGAAGCGCAGCTACGGCTCTATCTACACTGCTGGGCAAGAAAGTGGAGATTACTACACCGAAAGTTTCGATCATTACACGCCAACAGTTCGAATCCGAATTTCCCAAGCCCCATGTGGCTGTTCATGTTACGTATGTAGACGGCTTCGAAGGCATCAATTCGCTCGTTATCAAGACGCGTGACGCACAGGTGATCGCAGACCTGATGTTGGGCGGAGAAGGCAATCCGGAAGATCAGGAGCTGAATGAAATTCATATCAGCGCTGTGCAGGAAGCGATGAACCAGATGATGGGATCATCTGCCACTTCCATGTCTACGATCTTTAACCGGTTTGTGAATATCTCACCCCCTGGAATCGATATCCTGGACATGGCCAGTGGTGATGGAGTCAACAGTCTTCCGGAACAGCAAACGCTCATCAAAATTTCTTTCCGGCTGACGATCGGGACTTTGATAGATTCTACCATTATGCAGCTGCTGCCGATCCAGTTTGCCAAAGATATGGTGAATATGCTGATTCACGGGACTGAACCGGTGGAACAAAGTGCTCAAGAGACAGCAGCAGCTCAGGCGCCTGAAATGCCGGCAGCGGCTGCACAGCCAGCTCCGGTACAACAGCAGCCGACTTCGCCAAATCAGCAGCCGCAGGCTTTTCCTGCGGGGTATGGAGCCCCGGGACAAGGGATTCCTGCCGATATGCCGGCCTATGATCCGAACCAGCAAATGCCACCTTACGGCATGCCACAGCATTACGGAACACCGCATAACCGCAACGTGAATGTACAGCCTGTGCAGTTCTCAAATCTGCAATCAGGGACGTTCGGGTCAGTCGATCAAAATAATTTAAACTTATTGATGGACATTCCTCTTAAAGTCACCGTAGAATTAGGAAGGACCCAAAAGCAAATTAAGGATATCTTGGAAATGTCTCAAGGTTCCATTATCGAACTGGACAAGCTTGCTGGCGAGCCGGTGGATATCCTCGTTAACAATAAACTCATCGCCAAAGGCGAGGTTGTTGTTATCGATGAGAACTTTGGTGTACGAGTCACAGACATTCTCAGCCAATGGGACCGAATACAAAAATTACAATAA
- a CDS encoding flagellar FlbD family protein has product MISVTRLNGSPLWLNALLIETVEETPDTYITLVTGKRMIVLEKAAEVISLVKQYNQEIGVNNATIKVQQMEENS; this is encoded by the coding sequence ATGATTTCTGTTACCCGGTTAAACGGTTCACCATTATGGCTGAACGCTCTGCTTATCGAAACAGTGGAAGAAACGCCAGACACATATATTACATTGGTCACGGGCAAACGCATGATTGTTTTGGAGAAAGCAGCTGAGGTCATTTCCTTGGTGAAACAATACAATCAGGAAATCGGCGTTAACAACGCTACAATCAAAGTGCAACAAATGGAGGAAAACTCATGA
- the fliQ gene encoding flagellar biosynthesis protein FliQ yields MNSDFIIGLAGQAVYTVLKVSAPMLLLGLIVGLIVSIFQATTQIQEQTLAFIPKIVAVLLAILLFGPWILTTLVDFTFNIFDNLYKYIG; encoded by the coding sequence ATGAATTCTGATTTTATTATCGGACTCGCGGGACAGGCAGTTTATACCGTGCTGAAGGTCAGTGCACCCATGCTGCTGCTCGGTCTGATTGTAGGTCTGATCGTGAGTATTTTTCAGGCCACAACACAGATCCAGGAACAGACCTTGGCATTCATTCCGAAAATTGTGGCGGTGCTGCTGGCAATTTTGCTGTTTGGTCCTTGGATATTGACGACATTGGTGGATTTCACCTTTAATATTTTTGACAATCTATACAAATATATCGGGTAG
- the fliM gene encoding flagellar motor switch protein FliM gives MVEVLSQNEIDALLAALSSGEMDAEELKKEDTQKKVRSYDFKRAVRFSKDHIRSLTRIHENFARYLTTYFSAQLRTFVQISVVQVEQLPYDEFIRSIPKMTILNIFEAEPLKGRMVLEVHPNVAYAMLDRLLGGMGNAPAKINTLTEIETTIIERIFSRAFESLADAWKTVLDISPRLEAMETNPQFMQIVSPNETIALISLSTKIGDTTGMINLCIPHVVLEPIMSKLSTHQWFVSEKKSSVPEEAESLKYRISQAKLDIIAELGDSKISISEFLGLAVGDVISLNKTVDNGLSIKVGDRLKFIGSPGTLKDRVAVQIDEIVSEGVEEFDE, from the coding sequence TTGGTTGAAGTATTATCGCAAAATGAGATCGATGCCCTACTGGCCGCGCTTTCGTCTGGTGAAATGGATGCGGAGGAACTGAAAAAAGAGGATACGCAGAAAAAAGTCCGCTCCTATGACTTTAAACGTGCGGTCCGTTTTTCAAAGGATCATATCCGCAGCTTAACCCGTATTCACGAGAATTTTGCACGGTATTTGACGACGTATTTCTCTGCGCAGCTCAGGACCTTTGTGCAAATCAGCGTGGTTCAGGTTGAACAGCTTCCATATGATGAATTTATACGATCCATTCCCAAAATGACGATCCTTAACATTTTCGAAGCTGAGCCTTTAAAAGGAAGAATGGTGCTGGAAGTCCACCCCAACGTAGCATATGCCATGCTGGATCGTCTGTTGGGAGGTATGGGCAATGCTCCTGCGAAGATCAATACGCTTACCGAAATTGAGACGACTATTATAGAACGGATTTTTAGCCGTGCTTTCGAGAGTCTCGCAGATGCATGGAAGACGGTTTTGGATATCTCGCCTCGATTAGAAGCAATGGAAACGAATCCGCAGTTTATGCAGATCGTATCACCCAATGAAACGATTGCGCTCATATCACTGAGTACAAAAATTGGGGACACCACCGGGATGATCAATCTTTGTATACCACATGTTGTGCTGGAGCCGATCATGTCCAAGCTGTCAACACACCAGTGGTTTGTTTCAGAAAAGAAATCCAGTGTGCCAGAGGAAGCTGAATCTTTGAAATACCGGATCAGCCAAGCCAAGTTAGACATTATCGCTGAGCTTGGAGATTCGAAAATTTCCATTTCTGAATTTTTGGGTCTGGCTGTAGGAGATGTGATCAGCCTAAACAAAACAGTAGATAACGGGCTGTCGATCAAGGTAGGAGACCGCCTCAAATTCATTGGAAGCCCAGGCACACTCAAAGATCGGGTGGCTGTTCAAATCGACGAGATTGTCAGTGAAGGAGTTGAGGAATTTGACGAGTAA